The Candidatus Omnitrophota bacterium region CTTCCAGCACATCTCCGCCCGCAGAACGGGTAAGTTCGGCCAATTCACCGGCCAGGTCCTGAAGCCCCCAATGAGGCGAGCTATTCAAATCACTAATCACCAAAATCGCTTTTTCCATTAGTAATTCTAACGTTACATTTTTTGCATTGCACTATTTATAACTTTAGCAGTCCAAGCACCTTTTCTACTGTCCTGCTTACTGTTTCACCTTTATCAATCTTTATCCATTCAACCCTCGGCTCATGCCTGAACCAGGAAAGCTGACGCTTGGCAAAACGCCGGGTATTTCTTTTAAGTATTCTGCCGGCCTCAGAAAAGTCATATTCATTGTTTAGATAGGCAATAATCTCTTTATACCCAAGCGCCTGCCCGGCCACCGGGCTAAGGCCTTTTTTGACCAGGCCCCGGACCTCATTTATCAGGCCGTCATCGAACATCTTATCCACCCGCCGGTCAATCCGGGAGTAAAGGTCCTGCCTCTGCCGGTCCAGGCCGATAATCTTTATCTCATATTGAGAAGATATTCCCTTTCTAAGGGGTTTGAGCCTGGAAATGGGGACTTTTGTTTTTTCGTAAACCTCAAGCCCGCGGATAATCCTGCGCTGGTCGTGAGGATGGATCTTTTCGGCTGAGGGAGGGTCTAATATTTTTAACCTCTGATAAAGATACCGGCTGCCGTGGAGTTCTGCCTGGCGGGCCAGTTCATTGCGCAGTTTCTGGTCCCCGGGGGGGCCGGAAAACAATCCGTCCACCAAGGCAATCAGATAAAGCCCGCTTCCTCCAACCAAAAGAGGAATTTTTTTTCTTCCGATGATCCCGGCTATCAAGGCCTGGGATCTTTGGCTGAAGTCAGCACAGTTGAACTCATCCCGGGGGCTGATAATATCTATCAGGTAGTGGGGAACTTTTTTTCTAAGAAGGCTGCCGGGTTTAGCGGTCCCAATATCCATTCCCCTGTAAACCTGCATTGAATCGCAGGAAATTATTTCTGCGCCAACTGCCTGAGCTACTTCAACAGCAATCTTAGATTTTCCAACCGCTGTCGGACCAACTAAAAAAATTACTTTTTCTTTCATATTAAAAATTAAAAATTACCGCGTTCATGGATATATTTTAGTGGAATAACCGTCTTTGTTTAACTGAACTGCTATATAATCAGCTTCGCCCCGGGTATCAAAGTTTCCCACCCTCACCCGGTATAACAGCCTTCCCTTTTCCCTGACCTGACGGAGAAAAGCCTGATAACCCTTGTTTTTCAACCTGGCGCAGGCGTTTAAGGCATTTGTCTTGTTAACGAATGAACCTACCTGGACAGTAAAATAGAGTTTGTCTTTGGTTAAAATAACCGAGGCTTCGCCGGCTTCAAAACTCAACGGGTAATCTGCGTAGACCTTTTCAAAATAATAGCGGGCTTCATCCCACCTGCCTTTTTCCCGGTAGCACCGGCCCAATTTGAAATAAACTTCGGCCAGCAGGGGGCCATGAGGGTTGTCGATCAGGAACTGTTTATAGCGGGAAACCGCCTGGTTTAAGTCCCCGCTTAAATAAAATGAATCAGCCAGGCTAAGCCGGGCCTGGCCGGTTAAACTGCTCCTGGGGCAATCGGATAAAAGCCTGTTAAGGTTTTCCCGGGCTTTTGACCATTCTTTTTCTTTGAGGTAGGAAACGCCGCTCAAAAGCAGGGCATCATCAGCATATCTGCTGTGGAAATGGAGGTAAATTACCTTTTCAAACTTGGCGATAGCCTGCCGATAGTCATTACTAAGAAAATGCTCTTCGGCCTGCCGGTATAGTTTCTCGACCTCCCGGCGTTTTAAGGTCTTTTCTCTTCTTGGTTTTTTCCTGCTGGTCCATCCTCCCTGGACATTCCTTGCTTCTACGGCAGAACTAATTAGAAATGACAGTAATACAGCTATTATCAGCGCTTTTTTCATTTTTTCTCCTTCAGGGAAATTTGTTGTTGTAATTTCAATAATACTTGATGCCGCTGTTTTTTTTCATTTAAATCAACATCATCTTTCATCCGGCTGGACACTGCCGGCGGCCGGGGCGAATATTTAAAAATAAACGCCCGGCTAAACTTTACTTTCTTCATCAGATCACAGGTCATCTTAAAATCATCTTTTGTTTCTGTCGGAAAACCTACCATAACATCTGTTGAAAGCGTTACCTTTGGAATAATCCGTTTTATTTTATCAATCAATCTTAAATAATCAATATTTGTATATTTTCTGTTCATCAGGCGTAAAATCTTCCCACTTCCCGATTGAACAGGCAAATGAACCTGCCGGGAAATCTTTTCCTCATCGGCTATTGTCTCAATCAATTTCATCGACATATCTTTGGGATGAGAGGTCATAAAGCCTATTTTTTCTATTCCTTTAATGTTACTTATCTTTTTAAGTAAATCGGCAAAATCTATGTCTCCCGGCAAACCCCTGCCATAAGAGTTTACGTTTTGCCCTAAGAGCATTATCTCCTTATAACCGGTTTGCATTAACTTAGTTATTTCAGCCAATATATCTTTAGCCGGCCTGCTTCTCTCCCTGCCCCTGACATAGGGCACTATACAGTAAGAACAGAAATTATCACAGCCAGTCATAACCCTCACAAAGGCCTGAAGTTTGCTCTTTCTTTTGGCTATTGACTCGTCTTTTAAAAGCCTCTTTTCCTTACCGCAGGACAGTATACGCCTCTCATCTCTTATCACCTTTTCTAAAAGTTTTTTAATTTCACTTATCCTGCGAGGCCCCACGACCAGATCTACGTAAGGAAACCTATTAAAAATTTCTTCTTTGTAATTTTCCGCTATACACCCGATAACCGCGATTTTTAATCTCTTGCCTTTCTTAAGCTCTGCCAGCCTCCCCAGCTGCCCCCAGACCCTTTGCTCGGCATGGTCACGCACACTACATCCGTTAATCAAGACTACGTCAGCCTGCCCGGGGCTATCAACCAATTCGCAGCCGTCCCCGGACAAAATCCCGGCAACCAGTTCTGAGTCTAAGAAGTTCATTTGACAGCCGAAGGTGCGGATGTATACTCTGGGCGATTTTTTTTCGTAAGTCTTTGATTTTTCAGGCATTTTTTGTTTTTCTCCTGTTCCAAAAAAAGAGAATTGAAGGGGGCAAAAAATTCAAAAGAAAAAATATCTTTTCGGGCGATTTTGATGTTTTTAAAAAGCAGCCCCAGCACCTGTTTTTGTTCGTAGCAGTTGAGGACTTGCTTGCCGGGCGTATATCCGGCAAGAAAGTCCTCAACCCGGTGCATATAATCGTCTGAACGCTCCCGTTCAATCTCTCTAAGTGATTGCAATGCAAGCTGTTTCTTCAATTCCTCTTCGTCTTTGCGAAGAGCTGTTATTTTATCATGATACACATCTTCACCAAGCACATTTTCAAGATAAAGGTCGGTGAGTTTTGAC contains the following coding sequences:
- the miaA gene encoding tRNA (adenosine(37)-N6)-dimethylallyltransferase MiaA; translation: MKEKVIFLVGPTAVGKSKIAVEVAQAVGAEIISCDSMQVYRGMDIGTAKPGSLLRKKVPHYLIDIISPRDEFNCADFSQRSQALIAGIIGRKKIPLLVGGSGLYLIALVDGLFSGPPGDQKLRNELARQAELHGSRYLYQRLKILDPPSAEKIHPHDQRRIIRGLEVYEKTKVPISRLKPLRKGISSQYEIKIIGLDRQRQDLYSRIDRRVDKMFDDGLINEVRGLVKKGLSPVAGQALGYKEIIAYLNNEYDFSEAGRILKRNTRRFAKRQLSWFRHEPRVEWIKIDKGETVSRTVEKVLGLLKL
- a CDS encoding tetratricopeptide repeat protein, yielding MKKALIIAVLLSFLISSAVEARNVQGGWTSRKKPRREKTLKRREVEKLYRQAEEHFLSNDYRQAIAKFEKVIYLHFHSRYADDALLLSGVSYLKEKEWSKARENLNRLLSDCPRSSLTGQARLSLADSFYLSGDLNQAVSRYKQFLIDNPHGPLLAEVYFKLGRCYREKGRWDEARYYFEKVYADYPLSFEAGEASVILTKDKLYFTVQVGSFVNKTNALNACARLKNKGYQAFLRQVREKGRLLYRVRVGNFDTRGEADYIAVQLNKDGYSTKIYP
- the miaB gene encoding tRNA (N6-isopentenyl adenosine(37)-C2)-methylthiotransferase MiaB, producing the protein MNFLDSELVAGILSGDGCELVDSPGQADVVLINGCSVRDHAEQRVWGQLGRLAELKKGKRLKIAVIGCIAENYKEEIFNRFPYVDLVVGPRRISEIKKLLEKVIRDERRILSCGKEKRLLKDESIAKRKSKLQAFVRVMTGCDNFCSYCIVPYVRGRERSRPAKDILAEITKLMQTGYKEIMLLGQNVNSYGRGLPGDIDFADLLKKISNIKGIEKIGFMTSHPKDMSMKLIETIADEEKISRQVHLPVQSGSGKILRLMNRKYTNIDYLRLIDKIKRIIPKVTLSTDVMVGFPTETKDDFKMTCDLMKKVKFSRAFIFKYSPRPPAVSSRMKDDVDLNEKKQRHQVLLKLQQQISLKEKK